A region from the Aliarcobacter thereius LMG 24486 genome encodes:
- a CDS encoding virulence RhuM family protein, translated as MEENLNIIIYSSEDGKTKLDVKLENETLWLNQKQLCLLFGKSKSTISKHIKTIFEDEELDEKVVVRNYRTTTQHGAIEGKTQSTDVKYYNLDMIIALGFKVRSRTGVQFRKWANNILKEYVIKGFVMDDERLKNPPVANSLVPDYFEEMIERIRDIRASERRVYLRVKEIFALASDYDPSWSETTRFFQHIQNKLHFAITKLTAAEIISQRANASLPNMGITTLSTDSIKSTDVTVAKNYLSEKEIEELNRIVVMWLDYAEDQAKRKQQVFLNDWENKLDAFLKFNERDVLQNFGQVSKKEADKKAKDEYKIFSAQRRAQKEEQGFIENIKALENIAKMVKEKK; from the coding sequence ATGGAAGAAAATCTAAATATTATTATCTATTCAAGTGAAGATGGAAAAACAAAACTTGATGTAAAACTTGAAAATGAGACTTTGTGGTTAAACCAAAAGCAACTCTGCTTACTTTTTGGAAAATCTAAATCAACTATAAGTAAACATATTAAAACTATTTTTGAAGATGAAGAACTAGATGAAAAAGTGGTTGTTCGGAATTACCGAACAACCACTCAGCATGGTGCGATAGAGGGAAAAACTCAATCAACTGATGTGAAATACTATAATCTGGATATGATAATTGCTCTTGGATTTAAAGTACGAAGTAGAACAGGTGTACAATTTAGAAAATGGGCAAATAATATACTAAAAGAGTATGTTATAAAAGGTTTTGTAATGGATGATGAAAGGCTTAAAAATCCTCCTGTAGCAAACTCTTTGGTTCCTGATTATTTTGAAGAGATGATAGAGCGAATTAGAGATATAAGGGCTAGTGAGAGAAGAGTATACTTGCGAGTGAAAGAGATATTTGCACTTGCTAGTGATTATGATCCTTCATGGAGTGAAACAACACGATTTTTTCAGCATATTCAAAATAAACTTCATTTTGCTATAACGAAATTAACAGCAGCAGAAATTATCTCTCAAAGAGCAAATGCTAGTTTACCAAATATGGGTATTACAACTCTTTCTACAGATAGTATAAAAAGCACAGATGTAACAGTGGCTAAAAATTATCTAAGCGAAAAAGAGATTGAAGAACTTAATCGTATAGTTGTAATGTGGTTGGATTATGCAGAAGATCAAGCTAAAAGAAAACAACAAGTGTTTTTAAATGATTGGGAAAATAAATTAGATGCATTTTTAAAGTTTAATGAAAGAGATGTTTTACAAAATTTTGGACAAGTTTCAAAAAAAGAAGCAGATAAAAAAGCTAAAGATGAATATAAAATATTTTCTGCACAAAGAAGAGCTCAAAAAGAAGAACAAGGATTTATAGAAAATATAAAAGCCTTAGAGAATATTGCAAAAATGGTAAAAGAGAAAAAATAA
- a CDS encoding site-specific DNA-methyltransferase yields MKKNVIEEQSINDVNYELLKKQFPHAVSIDENGKYVIDPQKLQMSLDPSKAEIKEDGYGLNWVGKKEAYHNAFTKNYKVLKPLKNESKNWDKTENILIKGDNLDALKILRQNYFESIKMIYIDPPYNTKNDGFVYNDNFTTSTEQTLEELGYDKEYIDYIENIQGAKTHSGWLSFMYPRLLLAKDLLKDDGVIFISIDDNEAAQLKLLCDEIFCEENFLSQFLWKKKGTTSNVEGAEVSSQVDYQLCYKKSQNAKIKQRKTEKETRQYPYSDEIGSYRTTVIEKKDSGGYKRDTMKFEILGHKPRNGKRWQIGIETAKELEAKNRFIYDGEKIILKIYDFEDKDTYSAQPNLLDFCGSSDSASKLVNQEIFGNTELFDTPKPLELLNYFINITTDENDIILDFFSGSGTTAHAIMDLNAQDNCNRKFICIQWAEKTPEKSEAKKAGYETIFDITKARIDKAGEQLVKGDIGFRTFEIVEDQKQKIYQKSLEDVSQDDLLAMMEKPDISSNEEILYNLFVAEALPLSTKHQELIKDKLYLASNVAFILGDITSDELVEALKDKKECEYITVYSPNISNDKFTLEIESNISKLDIKSDKLRFRG; encoded by the coding sequence ATGAAAAAAAACGTGATAGAAGAACAAAGTATAAATGATGTTAATTATGAATTATTAAAAAAGCAGTTTCCACATGCTGTAAGCATAGATGAGAATGGTAAGTATGTAATAGACCCTCAAAAACTACAGATGAGTTTAGATCCTTCAAAAGCTGAGATAAAAGAAGATGGTTATGGGCTTAATTGGGTTGGGAAAAAAGAGGCTTATCATAATGCATTTACAAAAAACTACAAAGTATTGAAGCCTTTGAAAAATGAAAGTAAGAATTGGGATAAGACAGAAAATATTCTTATAAAAGGTGATAATCTTGATGCTCTAAAAATACTTCGACAAAACTACTTTGAATCTATAAAGATGATATATATCGACCCACCTTATAACACTAAAAATGATGGTTTTGTTTATAATGACAATTTCACAACTTCAACTGAACAAACACTTGAAGAGCTTGGGTATGATAAAGAGTACATAGACTATATAGAAAATATTCAAGGTGCTAAAACACATAGTGGTTGGCTTAGTTTTATGTACCCTAGACTCCTTTTAGCAAAAGATTTGCTCAAAGATGATGGAGTGATATTTATCTCTATTGATGATAATGAAGCGGCACAGTTAAAACTTTTATGTGATGAAATTTTTTGCGAAGAGAACTTTTTATCTCAATTTTTATGGAAGAAGAAAGGAACAACTTCTAATGTAGAAGGTGCAGAAGTTAGTTCACAAGTTGATTATCAATTATGTTATAAAAAAAGTCAAAATGCTAAAATAAAACAACGAAAGACAGAAAAAGAAACTCGTCAATATCCATATAGTGATGAAATTGGAAGTTATCGTACAACCGTGATTGAAAAAAAAGATTCTGGTGGATATAAAAGAGACACTATGAAGTTTGAAATTTTAGGACATAAACCTAGAAATGGTAAAAGATGGCAAATTGGTATAGAGACTGCAAAAGAGTTAGAAGCAAAAAATAGATTTATTTATGATGGTGAAAAAATTATTTTAAAGATATACGATTTTGAAGATAAGGATACTTATTCAGCACAACCAAATTTACTTGATTTTTGTGGTTCTTCTGATTCTGCTTCAAAATTAGTAAATCAAGAAATTTTTGGGAATACAGAATTATTTGATACGCCAAAACCTCTTGAATTATTAAATTATTTTATAAATATAACGACTGATGAAAACGATATAATCCTAGACTTCTTCTCAGGTAGCGGAACAACTGCACACGCAATTATGGATTTAAATGCACAAGACAATTGTAATCGTAAGTTTATTTGTATTCAGTGGGCTGAAAAAACACCTGAAAAAAGTGAAGCAAAAAAAGCTGGGTATGAAACAATATTTGATATTACAAAAGCAAGAATAGATAAAGCAGGAGAGCAGTTAGTAAAAGGTGATATAGGTTTTAGAACTTTTGAAATAGTGGAAGACCAAAAACAGAAAATTTACCAAAAATCACTGGAAGATGTTAGTCAAGATGATTTATTAGCTATGATGGAGAAACCTGATATTTCATCAAATGAAGAGATACTTTATAATCTATTTGTAGCAGAAGCTTTACCTCTTAGTACAAAACATCAAGAGCTTATAAAAGATAAACTTTATTTAGCGTCAAATGTAGCTTTTATTCTTGGTGATATAACTTCTGATGAATTGGTTGAAGCTTTAAAAGATAAAAAAGAGTGTGAATATATCACTGTATATTCTCCAAATATTAGTAATGATAAGTTTACCTTAGAGATTGAAAGTAATATATCAAAACTTGATATCAAGAGTGATAAGCTAAGATTTAGAGGATAG
- a CDS encoding P-loop NTPase fold protein, whose translation MNEQEQNKMNFIVDEEIGLTEENDILETKRYAESLKDTLLNAPTPFNIGLYGEWGSGKSSIIKTAQTQLEVNKDQKVKFVIYDAWKYANDSFRRMFLKTLHEQLKFDGTNFFDSFYQNTTQDKTIEQKFNWEYLVLILVFGLLLVGLSYAFLDNDTKSTTITIQAIFTIVVALVAFFKNAFTDYKITLSKPAMFAPEQFEEAFDEITQWLFDKKQLAHPRKWISEKSIKENVCDKLVIVVDNIDRCDKKTAYELLTNIKNFIGTEKGIIFLVPVDDEALKRHMQEYNKENSKEADEFLRKFFNTTIKIKHFQPRDLFEFANKLNSNNTLGFTPDTINIVAKEYASNPRRIIQLFNNLTSELKTIEAKYGKEFIEEHQSLIAKLLIVREEWADVFKEITKYPHLFYQFKEIKIYQDEKEVNLDNFKIFMERTKAVTSGLKTIENIILNITNESTLASEIVNLIESNKFDDLKLEFEGNSILFDKVVAYAIEEIRKGLDRKTYSTDAINGIKLLSKLNEYKALQKAPLRELFGIFEKNAKNGDETLKVIEHLQKDDLDYFFKFVEQNRACGLKYLQEKLVNKFKTIWKEHPKDSIVSLYEDGVDKFINNSKDERTIQDLQSIFVTYYDYFLDSPLYKTKWINEDKLSLIASHELVKHIINKITTPNIDIKSDAYLEIEYLTQHKIIDIKKIEFLLEKIKPNFSQQITVQADMNGEKQRQLDDLMINIQIMTNLLRNMEKVKYKSEVFTSYIQEFLKPVQIMQSNNRQQVNLNVLNDISTNTEYQEKLLNFYLEIYKITYNNTNVTSNIQSLLNQYSQLKDIFYHKLVEFRDAEGLSLMSLLDYLLSLKDENEILFNLYEKLFNRSDISPENIEKINTKLDGYIVQLISSQNEEIKDFLDKLMIQNTTKEILTDIIISKNADDIIKLPQNIKRVAYTDLCSTDKIFELENNIEAIQDIVQTSHEYNSCIINIITRKLAKTSEVSDALSIIEKMQNMSDEIKKEILSGLRKNKKHETLSSEIEEMIKKLSPKKVSLKTKQ comes from the coding sequence ATGAATGAACAAGAGCAAAATAAAATGAATTTTATAGTAGATGAAGAAATAGGTTTAACAGAAGAAAATGATATTCTCGAAACAAAACGGTATGCTGAATCTTTAAAAGACACACTATTAAATGCACCAACACCATTCAATATTGGATTATATGGAGAATGGGGAAGTGGTAAGTCGTCAATTATTAAAACTGCTCAAACTCAATTAGAAGTAAACAAAGATCAAAAAGTTAAGTTTGTCATTTATGATGCTTGGAAATATGCAAACGATTCTTTTAGAAGAATGTTTTTAAAAACTTTGCATGAACAATTGAAATTTGATGGTACAAACTTTTTTGATTCTTTTTACCAAAATACTACACAAGATAAAACTATAGAACAAAAATTCAACTGGGAATATCTTGTTCTGATTTTAGTTTTTGGTTTACTTTTAGTTGGTTTATCTTATGCATTTCTTGATAATGATACAAAAAGTACAACAATTACAATTCAAGCTATTTTTACAATTGTGGTTGCATTAGTTGCTTTTTTCAAAAATGCTTTTACTGATTATAAAATTACTTTATCCAAACCTGCGATGTTTGCTCCAGAACAATTTGAAGAAGCATTTGATGAGATAACTCAATGGCTGTTTGATAAAAAACAACTAGCACATCCAAGAAAATGGATTTCAGAAAAAAGTATTAAAGAAAATGTTTGTGATAAACTAGTCATAGTAGTTGACAATATCGATAGATGTGATAAAAAAACAGCTTATGAACTCTTAACAAATATAAAAAATTTTATTGGCACAGAAAAAGGAATAATATTTTTAGTTCCCGTAGATGATGAAGCTTTAAAAAGACATATGCAAGAGTATAATAAAGAAAATAGCAAAGAAGCAGATGAATTTTTAAGAAAATTTTTTAATACAACAATCAAAATAAAGCATTTTCAACCTAGAGATTTATTTGAATTTGCAAATAAATTAAATTCAAACAATACATTGGGGTTCACTCCTGATACTATCAATATTGTGGCAAAAGAGTATGCCTCTAATCCAAGAAGAATTATTCAGTTATTTAATAACTTGACATCTGAATTAAAAACAATTGAAGCTAAATATGGAAAAGAATTTATAGAAGAACATCAAAGTTTGATAGCGAAATTATTAATAGTTCGGGAAGAATGGGCAGATGTATTTAAAGAAATTACTAAATACCCTCATTTGTTTTATCAATTTAAAGAAATAAAAATTTATCAAGATGAGAAAGAAGTGAATCTTGATAATTTTAAAATATTTATGGAAAGAACAAAAGCAGTTACTTCAGGTTTAAAAACTATTGAAAACATTATCTTAAATATAACTAATGAAAGTACACTAGCAAGTGAAATTGTAAATTTGATTGAGTCTAATAAATTTGATGATTTAAAACTTGAATTTGAAGGGAACTCAATATTATTTGACAAAGTTGTAGCTTATGCTATTGAAGAGATAAGAAAAGGACTAGATAGAAAAACATATTCAACTGATGCGATCAATGGTATTAAATTACTATCAAAATTAAATGAATATAAAGCTTTACAGAAAGCTCCATTGCGTGAATTGTTTGGAATTTTTGAGAAAAATGCAAAAAATGGCGATGAAACTTTAAAAGTAATTGAGCATCTTCAAAAAGATGATTTAGATTATTTTTTCAAATTTGTAGAACAAAATAGAGCATGTGGATTAAAATATTTACAAGAAAAACTAGTAAATAAATTTAAAACGATATGGAAAGAACATCCGAAAGATAGCATTGTAAGTTTATATGAAGATGGTGTTGACAAGTTTATTAACAATAGTAAAGATGAAAGAACAATACAAGATTTACAAAGTATATTTGTTACTTATTATGATTATTTTTTAGATTCTCCATTATATAAAACTAAATGGATAAATGAAGATAAATTATCTCTGATCGCTTCACATGAATTAGTGAAACATATAATTAATAAAATTACAACACCAAATATTGATATAAAAAGTGATGCTTATTTAGAGATAGAATATTTAACGCAGCATAAAATTATTGATATTAAAAAAATAGAATTTCTTCTTGAAAAAATAAAACCCAATTTTTCACAACAAATTACAGTTCAAGCTGATATGAATGGCGAAAAGCAACGACAACTAGATGATTTAATGATTAATATACAAATAATGACTAATTTATTAAGAAATATGGAAAAAGTAAAATACAAAAGTGAAGTTTTCACTAGCTATATTCAAGAATTTTTAAAACCTGTTCAAATAATGCAATCTAACAACCGACAACAAGTAAATTTAAATGTATTAAATGATATTTCTACAAATACAGAGTATCAAGAGAAATTATTGAACTTCTATCTTGAGATATACAAAATAACTTACAATAATACAAATGTTACTAGTAACATTCAATCATTACTAAATCAATATTCTCAATTAAAAGATATTTTTTATCATAAATTAGTTGAGTTCAGAGATGCAGAAGGGTTATCTCTAATGTCTTTGCTTGATTATTTACTTTCTCTAAAAGATGAAAATGAAATTTTGTTCAATTTATATGAAAAGCTTTTTAACAGAAGTGATATAAGTCCCGAAAATATTGAAAAAATTAACACCAAATTGGATGGATATATTGTTCAGCTTATTTCAAGTCAAAATGAAGAGATAAAAGATTTTCTTGATAAGCTTATGATACAAAATACAACTAAAGAGATATTAACCGATATTATTATCTCTAAAAATGCTGATGACATCATTAAGCTACCACAAAATATTAAAAGAGTAGCATATACTGACCTTTGTAGTACAGATAAAATTTTTGAACTTGAAAATAACATTGAAGCTATTCAAGATATAGTGCAAACAAGCCATGAATATAATAGCTGTATTATCAATATTATTACAAGAAAACTTGCGAAAACCTCAGAAGTCAGTGATGCTTTGTCAATCATTGAAAAAATGCAAAATATGAGTGATGAAATTAAAAAAGAAATTTTGAGTGGATTAAGAAAAAATAAAAAACATGAAACTTTATCTAGTGAAATTGAAGAGATGATTAAAAAGCTTTCGCCTAAAAAAGTTTCTTTAAAAACAAAACAATAA
- a CDS encoding YagK/YfjJ domain-containing protein gives MKEVNYNKRQDSAKKYLDSLFDNYSKLSVVRVDLAYKKPYSNSLELDDAIKDINRLKNNRRGKPSVFENNVGYIIKSEHTEDKGMHTHAIFFYDGNKVSKDTFKSKQIGEYWNSTITNGKGTYHNCNMNNYEKNGIGMIDYKDKEKIGVLKDEVISYLCKDEQDISSLKGSKNYKSFIRGIIPKKKSSAGRPRSF, from the coding sequence ATGAAAGAAGTAAACTATAATAAAAGACAAGATAGTGCAAAGAAGTATCTTGATTCATTATTTGATAATTATTCTAAGTTGAGTGTTGTTAGAGTTGATTTAGCATATAAGAAACCATATAGTAATAGTCTTGAACTTGATGATGCAATAAAAGATATAAATAGACTTAAAAATAATAGAAGAGGTAAACCAAGTGTATTTGAAAACAATGTTGGATATATAATAAAAAGTGAACATACAGAAGATAAAGGTATGCATACTCATGCAATTTTCTTTTATGATGGTAATAAGGTAAGTAAAGATACTTTTAAATCAAAACAAATAGGGGAGTATTGGAATAGTACAATTACAAATGGTAAAGGAACTTATCATAACTGCAATATGAATAACTATGAGAAAAATGGGATAGGTATGATAGATTATAAAGATAAGGAGAAAATAGGTGTTTTAAAGGATGAAGTAATATCTTACTTGTGTAAAGATGAACAAGATATATCATCTCTTAAAGGTAGTAAAAATTATAAATCATTTATAAGAGGTATAATCCCAAAGAAAAAAAGTAGTGCAGGAAGACCAAGAAGTTTTTAA
- a CDS encoding MerR family transcriptional regulator, with translation MSSDYNLSLPNKILFNLKEIEDLGVIKVDMAKKLVYNGYLEVVKIGKKIHISREELIRYLEENTYSKDIA, from the coding sequence ATGAGTTCAGATTATAATTTATCACTTCCTAATAAAATACTTTTTAATTTAAAAGAGATTGAAGATTTAGGAGTTATAAAAGTAGATATGGCAAAGAAGCTAGTTTATAATGGATATTTAGAAGTAGTTAAAATTGGTAAAAAGATTCATATATCAAGAGAGGAGTTAATTAGATATTTAGAAGAAAATACCTATTCAAAAGATATAGCCTAG
- a CDS encoding methyl-accepting chemotaxis protein gives MKNLSIRVKLLSIVIITIILVSTIIATKSIYEVNNLTNQTIEEYRQNAFNTSIEELKNYTAFAQNIAKSAYEEAKIENIKARKGAYLKSQTDFLFAMISKIYDEQKNKIPEAELKKILLEAIGSVRYGEENDYFFVYDKNSTILKLPLTPEREGTKNNGKHILEFIKTAFEKGEGFVPYEQVIPGKEPRSKLSNIRLFEPYGWVVGTGVYIDNEEKELKAKALNEISKIRFGQDGYFFVYDYDGTNIMHPINPSLVGKNLIENKSQKGIYYIKDLIEAAKKGGGTVIFDFPKSKDDPTLYDKIGYADGLQEWKWMIGTGVYVDNIEKNIEIMHQNSKEKIASIILGIVIIAIVVSVILIFLISFFITKEIISPLERFENGLLSFFKYLNKESSDVSKIEIKSEDEIGIMTKVVNENIERTNNLLKQDEALIKNVKEVVSQINKGNLKERIIAKTDNDSLEELKNLLNDMLEIISKKVNNDLVSIDEVLSKYKDMNFTARIENLTGDVAKEINILADTINHLLLENKINGLTLEDSSKILLENVNKLNISSNEAAASLEETAAALEQITSNIRNNTESIAKMAKLSDGVIRSSKDGENLANQTTNAMDEINNKVNMVNEAIAVIDQIAFQTNILSLNAAVEAATAGEAGKGFAVVAQEVRNLASRSAEAAKDIKHIVEEATIKANEGKQIASSMIYGYKDLSENITQTMNLISDIENASKEQLMGIEQINDAVSELDRQTQQNAMVSSQTHDIALVTDEIAKEIVKEANSKEFIGKDSAKARDFHKSNTTVDTTSNKKPTIKNIEKKESIKDSEEWENF, from the coding sequence ATGAAAAATTTATCAATACGAGTCAAGTTGCTAAGCATTGTAATAATTACTATTATATTAGTCTCTACTATAATAGCTACAAAGTCTATTTATGAGGTTAATAACCTTACAAATCAAACTATTGAAGAGTATAGGCAAAATGCTTTTAATACAAGTATAGAGGAACTCAAAAACTATACAGCATTTGCACAAAATATAGCAAAGAGTGCTTATGAAGAAGCAAAAATTGAAAATATCAAAGCAAGAAAAGGTGCGTACTTAAAGTCACAAACTGATTTTTTATTTGCAATGATATCTAAAATTTATGATGAACAAAAAAATAAAATACCAGAAGCAGAACTAAAAAAGATTCTTTTAGAAGCTATTGGTTCTGTTAGATATGGAGAGGAAAATGACTATTTCTTTGTCTATGATAAAAATTCTACAATACTAAAATTACCTTTAACACCAGAGAGAGAAGGGACTAAAAACAATGGAAAACATATTTTAGAATTTATAAAAACTGCTTTTGAAAAAGGTGAAGGTTTCGTTCCTTACGAACAGGTAATTCCAGGAAAAGAACCTAGATCAAAATTATCTAATATAAGATTATTTGAGCCTTATGGTTGGGTTGTTGGAACAGGAGTTTATATTGATAATGAAGAAAAAGAGTTAAAAGCAAAAGCTTTAAATGAAATTTCAAAAATTAGATTTGGACAAGATGGATATTTCTTTGTGTATGATTATGATGGTACAAACATAATGCATCCAATAAATCCATCATTAGTTGGAAAAAATTTGATTGAAAATAAAAGCCAAAAAGGTATTTATTATATAAAAGATTTGATAGAAGCTGCAAAAAAAGGTGGAGGAACAGTAATTTTTGATTTCCCAAAAAGTAAAGATGATCCAACGTTATATGACAAAATAGGGTATGCTGATGGTCTTCAAGAGTGGAAATGGATGATTGGAACTGGAGTTTACGTTGATAATATTGAAAAAAACATTGAAATTATGCATCAAAACTCAAAAGAGAAAATTGCTTCAATTATTTTAGGAATAGTTATTATTGCTATAGTTGTTTCAGTTATTTTAATTTTCCTTATCTCATTTTTTATCACAAAAGAGATAATCTCTCCTTTAGAAAGATTTGAAAATGGACTTTTATCATTTTTTAAATATCTAAATAAAGAGAGTTCAGATGTTTCTAAAATAGAGATAAAATCTGAAGATGAAATAGGAATAATGACAAAAGTAGTAAATGAAAATATTGAAAGAACGAACAATCTATTAAAACAAGATGAAGCATTAATTAAAAATGTAAAAGAGGTTGTTTCACAAATAAATAAAGGAAATCTAAAAGAGAGAATTATTGCAAAGACAGATAATGATAGCCTAGAAGAGTTAAAAAATCTTTTAAATGATATGCTAGAAATAATATCTAAAAAAGTAAATAATGATTTAGTTTCAATTGATGAAGTTTTATCTAAATATAAAGATATGAATTTTACAGCAAGAATAGAGAATTTAACAGGTGATGTAGCAAAAGAGATAAATATTTTAGCAGATACTATAAATCATCTTTTATTAGAAAATAAAATAAATGGGCTTACTTTGGAAGATAGTTCAAAAATTTTATTAGAAAATGTAAATAAATTAAATATTAGCTCTAATGAGGCAGCTGCTTCATTAGAAGAGACTGCAGCTGCTTTAGAGCAAATTACTTCAAATATTAGAAACAATACTGAAAGTATTGCTAAAATGGCAAAATTATCAGATGGTGTTATTCGTTCTTCAAAAGATGGAGAAAATTTAGCAAATCAGACAACAAATGCTATGGATGAGATAAACAATAAAGTAAATATGGTAAATGAAGCTATAGCAGTAATTGATCAAATTGCATTTCAAACAAATATTCTAAGTCTAAATGCTGCTGTTGAAGCTGCAACTGCAGGAGAAGCAGGAAAAGGATTTGCTGTTGTTGCTCAAGAAGTGCGAAACCTTGCAAGTAGAAGTGCAGAAGCTGCAAAAGATATAAAACATATTGTTGAAGAAGCTACAATAAAAGCAAATGAAGGAAAACAAATAGCTTCAAGTATGATATATGGGTATAAAGATTTAAGTGAAAATATTACACAAACTATGAATTTGATATCTGATATTGAAAATGCTTCTAAAGAACAATTAATGGGAATAGAGCAGATAAATGATGCAGTAAGTGAACTTGATCGTCAAACTCAACAAAATGCAATGGTATCATCTCAAACTCACGATATAGCATTAGTTACAGATGAAATAGCAAAAGAGATTGTAAAAGAGGCAAACTCAAAAGAGTTTATAGGTAAAGATAGTGCAAAAGCTAGAGATTTTCATAAATCTAATACAACTGTAGATACAACTTCAAATAAAAAACCAACTATAAAAAATATTGAGAAAAAAGAGTCAATAAAAGATAGTGAAGAGTGGGAAAATTTTTAA
- the mog gene encoding molybdopterin adenylyltransferase has protein sequence MIAKIGIITTSDRASAGIYEDLSGKAIIDTLNSYLKSPWQEVYRCISDDRMTIEETLIDLIDNQKCCLVVTTGGTGPALRDVTPEATEAVCDRMMPGFGELMKSVSLQYVPTAILSRQTAGLRGSSLIVNLPGKPKSIKECLDAVFPAIPYCIDLMEGPYLETNEEIIKAFRPKK, from the coding sequence ATGATTGCAAAAATTGGAATAATTACAACAAGTGATAGAGCTAGTGCTGGAATTTATGAGGATTTATCAGGAAAGGCTATTATTGATACTTTAAATAGTTATTTAAAATCTCCTTGGCAAGAGGTTTATAGATGTATCAGTGATGATAGAATGACTATTGAAGAGACTTTAATAGATTTAATAGATAATCAAAAGTGCTGTTTAGTTGTAACAACAGGAGGAACAGGACCAGCCTTAAGAGATGTAACTCCAGAAGCAACTGAAGCTGTGTGTGATAGAATGATGCCAGGATTTGGAGAGCTTATGAAAAGTGTAAGTTTACAATATGTTCCAACGGCAATTTTATCAAGACAAACAGCAGGTCTTAGAGGAAGCTCTTTAATAGTAAACCTTCCAGGAAAACCAAAATCAATAAAAGAGTGTTTAGATGCAGTTTTTCCAGCAATTCCATACTGTATTGATTTGATGGAAGGTCCATATTTAGAGACAAATGAAGAGATTATAAAAGCTTTTAGACCCAAAAAATAA
- a CDS encoding DUF2958 domain-containing protein — translation MSSLLTNEQLQSIPELYASTILKDPICRFKIFLPNSNWTWYIIEIDKSDYNTCYGLVDGFEQELGYFSLSELESISDSYGLKAELDSSFKATKLSKIKAST, via the coding sequence ATGAGTAGCTTACTTACAAATGAGCAATTACAATCAATTCCAGAGCTATATGCTTCTACAATACTAAAAGACCCAATATGTAGATTTAAAATATTTCTACCAAATTCAAACTGGACTTGGTACATAATAGAGATTGATAAATCAGACTATAACACTTGTTATGGTTTAGTAGATGGCTTTGAGCAAGAGCTAGGATATTTTAGTCTAAGTGAACTTGAAAGCATAAGTGATAGTTATGGATTAAAAGCTGAACTTGATAGCAGTTTTAAAGCTACAAAATTGTCTAAAATAAAGGCTTCAACATGA
- a CDS encoding Rad52/Rad22 family DNA repair protein, protein MFDKKQLDILNQELDSSRIKTRDKGNISLSYIEGHDVIETANKVFGFGNWSYSISKLEHVSQEQNQNQNHVICYKAIVQVLVHSENHTLDVSREDVGFGTGVAKTLADAHEGAAKEAVTDALKRAMRSFGNQFGNSLYDKTKNHQANNESIPSSSSRPQQTNHRQQSSPTPTVTTNHNRNIKQSFDPYEYESLFRIGLDVISQNGLLIVTGNDIFAKKDSIKACGFRWDGKTKSWYKQIEQGAA, encoded by the coding sequence ATGTTTGATAAAAAACAGTTAGATATTTTAAATCAAGAACTTGATAGCAGTAGAATTAAAACAAGAGATAAGGGAAATATATCCCTATCTTATATCGAAGGTCATGATGTAATTGAAACAGCAAATAAAGTATTTGGATTTGGTAACTGGTCTTATTCTATCTCAAAACTAGAACATGTTAGTCAAGAGCAAAATCAAAACCAAAATCATGTTATTTGCTATAAAGCAATAGTTCAAGTATTAGTTCATAGTGAAAATCACACTCTTGATGTAAGTAGAGAAGATGTAGGCTTTGGAACAGGAGTTGCAAAAACTCTTGCTGATGCACATGAAGGAGCTGCAAAAGAAGCAGTAACAGATGCACTTAAAAGGGCTATGAGAAGCTTTGGTAATCAGTTTGGAAACTCTCTTTATGATAAAACAAAAAATCATCAAGCTAATAATGAATCAATACCATCATCTTCATCAAGACCACAACAAACAAACCATAGACAACAATCTTCACCAACACCAACAGTTACAACAAATCACAATAGAAACATTAAACAAAGCTTTGATCCATACGAGTATGAATCACTATTTAGAATAGGGCTTGATGTAATTTCTCAAAACGGCCTTTTAATTGTAACAGGTAATGATATATTTGCTAAGAAAGATAGCATAAAAGCATGTGGCTTTAGATGGGACGGTAAAACAAAAAGCTGGTACAAACAAATTGAACAAGGAGCTGCATAA